A stretch of the uncultured Desulfobacter sp. genome encodes the following:
- a CDS encoding glycosyl hydrolase family 28-related protein, translated as MQILKNLNYGLILNRMLIVILPYFLSTGCNQAGLENQISGEKKGPACVNETAEKWTPDVWTDFVRNGPTGTRLPDFSRSGYGMGEKTIPEIKKPVFDVTHVRFGAVPDDGKEDTLAIQAAIDAAEASGGGVVLLPKGRYDIHQTKASSYLQIRSDGIVLQGQGSGKNGTILFMGAPGEDGPVRRLGTVSAEIEARHHTALAVLGAEDGNELAAYTKDVVRGQTDIQVTDTGKFSVGQIVTIVCKDPLIDPAHPAPNKADIPVQLTTPFTLSPVQTDTFGRAVQTLSWIAGIEKIIDAHTIRLTRPARFDQPLRYTPKIFSFNGIQDVGIEHLRIESAWPGGYRHHKPFQDADGKIIRTAKEQDYLWGGIWISSAVNGWVQDVTFAEMTQGIILSRSAQWTLKDLTFTGQEGHAGITIGWANDNLVKKAEFHARLVHPVTLTMTASGNVITDCTTHYESKNLYSGTDMAMDFHGIFPFENLFEKMKGFYVCPGGDLSVMPHAGVRNVFWNIEAPAKITGYGEYAKDSFVQTYDYMSTSSKTPATMYEHYPQAFYIGIHRRGDRPVTLAGSTENRHTRWMTVEGLNRHDMAIPSLYELQKQNSRDNPPGGQR; from the coding sequence ATGCAAATTCTGAAAAATTTAAATTATGGATTGATTTTAAACCGAATGCTCATTGTTATTTTACCTTATTTTTTATCGACCGGATGCAATCAGGCAGGATTGGAAAATCAAATATCCGGAGAAAAAAAAGGACCAGCTTGTGTAAATGAAACAGCAGAAAAATGGACACCTGACGTGTGGACGGATTTTGTCAGAAACGGTCCCACAGGTACCCGCCTTCCGGATTTTTCAAGGTCCGGGTATGGTATGGGGGAAAAAACAATACCCGAAATAAAAAAACCGGTGTTTGATGTCACCCATGTGCGGTTCGGCGCTGTTCCGGATGACGGCAAAGAAGACACGTTGGCAATCCAGGCAGCCATAGATGCGGCAGAAGCATCCGGTGGCGGTGTTGTGTTGCTGCCCAAAGGCCGATACGACATTCATCAGACAAAAGCATCTTCTTATCTTCAAATCCGTTCTGATGGTATCGTTTTGCAGGGGCAGGGTTCGGGTAAAAACGGAACCATACTTTTCATGGGTGCGCCGGGAGAAGATGGGCCGGTCCGGCGTCTGGGAACCGTTTCCGCCGAGATAGAAGCCCGGCATCATACGGCGTTAGCCGTCCTCGGTGCTGAGGATGGTAATGAATTGGCCGCGTATACAAAGGACGTGGTCCGGGGGCAAACAGATATCCAGGTGACCGATACCGGAAAATTTTCTGTGGGACAGATCGTGACTATCGTATGCAAAGATCCCCTCATCGACCCCGCTCATCCGGCACCCAATAAGGCGGATATCCCTGTGCAACTGACCACACCGTTTACACTCAGCCCTGTTCAGACCGATACATTCGGGCGTGCGGTCCAAACGCTTTCCTGGATCGCGGGCATTGAAAAGATTATCGATGCCCATACCATCCGCCTGACCCGTCCGGCCAGGTTTGATCAGCCCCTGCGCTACACCCCTAAAATTTTTTCGTTCAACGGCATTCAGGACGTCGGCATCGAACACCTGCGCATTGAAAGTGCCTGGCCCGGCGGGTACCGGCACCACAAACCGTTTCAGGATGCGGATGGGAAAATTATCCGTACCGCCAAGGAGCAGGACTATTTGTGGGGCGGTATTTGGATCAGCAGCGCCGTGAACGGATGGGTACAGGATGTGACCTTTGCCGAGATGACCCAGGGAATTATCCTCAGCCGGTCCGCCCAATGGACGCTCAAGGATCTGACATTCACAGGTCAGGAAGGTCATGCCGGTATTACCATCGGCTGGGCAAACGATAATCTGGTAAAAAAGGCCGAGTTCCATGCCCGACTGGTGCATCCGGTAACATTGACAATGACGGCATCTGGGAACGTTATCACAGACTGCACGACGCATTATGAAAGCAAAAATCTCTATTCCGGCACGGATATGGCCATGGATTTTCACGGCATTTTTCCTTTTGAAAATTTATTTGAAAAAATGAAGGGCTTTTATGTCTGCCCGGGCGGTGATTTGAGCGTGATGCCCCATGCCGGCGTAAGAAATGTCTTCTGGAACATCGAAGCCCCAGCAAAGATCACCGGCTACGGAGAATATGCAAAAGATTCCTTCGTACAAACCTATGATTATATGAGTACCTCATCAAAAACGCCTGCAACCATGTATGAACATTATCCCCAGGCGTTTTACATTGGTATCCATCGGCGGGGTGATCGTCCCGTCACCCTGGCCGGATCAACCGAAAACCGTCACACCCGGTGGATGACGGTGGAAGGATTGAATCGTCATGATATGGCTATTCCTTCCCTTTATGAGTTGCAAAAACAGAATTCACGAGACAACCCGCCTGGTGGTCAGCGTTGA
- a CDS encoding MBOAT family protein has translation MLFNFFQFAIFFPVLIGLYYLTPHRYKWLLLLISSYFFYSFAKVEYIFILMGSTLVNYTLGRLMSGTPKEKRRPYMWTGVFLNIGTLFLFKYFNFFSKSATSVLGTLNIHQDVPMFELLLPVGISFYTFQSLAYILDVYNDKVAAERKLHMFALFTAFFPPLLSGPINRARDLMPQFKQPHAFDYQNVTQGLRLILWGLVKKMVIADHLAVYVNRVYNHVGDYQGVALIIATLFYTVQIYCDFSGYTDMARGSARVLGYDLMENFRHPYFSTSLHEFWQRWHISLSTWFRDYVYIPLGGNRVKIWRWRYNIFITFMVSGLWHGANWTFVIWGALHGLILILENVTRHFQRRLADRLFPNKASRLNQGIQVAITMCMVSFAWIFFRANSISDAFTIIRKMFLIDIDGFGLKQAGIDIVGIPQFVFLLAMIVLLFSVEMWERRGWVQEQVGNLPLTVRWAIYTVACWSVLISGVFGVKQEFIYFQF, from the coding sequence ATGCTATTTAACTTCTTCCAATTCGCTATTTTTTTCCCTGTTTTAATCGGGCTCTACTATCTGACCCCGCATCGTTACAAATGGCTTTTGCTTTTAATATCAAGCTATTTTTTTTATTCCTTTGCAAAAGTCGAATACATTTTTATTCTTATGGGATCGACCCTGGTTAATTATACCTTGGGCCGCCTTATGTCCGGCACCCCGAAAGAAAAAAGAAGACCGTATATGTGGACAGGTGTTTTTTTAAACATCGGAACCCTTTTTCTGTTCAAATATTTCAACTTTTTCAGCAAATCAGCAACCAGTGTACTTGGGACACTGAATATCCACCAAGATGTGCCCATGTTTGAACTGCTCCTTCCGGTGGGCATCTCCTTTTATACATTCCAGAGCCTAGCCTATATTCTGGACGTTTATAACGACAAGGTGGCGGCGGAACGCAAACTACACATGTTTGCTTTGTTCACGGCATTTTTCCCCCCGTTGCTTTCGGGTCCAATCAACCGGGCCCGGGACCTGATGCCCCAATTCAAACAGCCCCACGCCTTTGATTATCAGAACGTAACCCAGGGGTTGCGGCTCATACTCTGGGGACTTGTCAAAAAAATGGTCATTGCCGACCATCTTGCCGTGTATGTCAATCGTGTTTACAACCATGTGGGGGATTACCAGGGTGTTGCACTCATTATTGCCACCCTGTTTTATACCGTCCAGATCTACTGCGATTTTTCAGGATATACGGATATGGCCCGGGGCAGCGCCCGGGTTTTGGGATATGACTTAATGGAGAACTTCAGACACCCCTATTTTTCAACGTCCCTTCACGAATTCTGGCAACGCTGGCATATCTCCCTGTCCACCTGGTTTCGGGATTATGTATATATCCCGTTAGGCGGCAACCGGGTGAAAATATGGCGATGGCGGTACAATATTTTTATTACGTTTATGGTCAGCGGCCTGTGGCACGGGGCGAACTGGACATTTGTAATCTGGGGCGCTCTGCATGGTCTCATACTGATTTTAGAGAACGTCACACGCCATTTCCAGAGGCGGCTGGCAGACAGGTTGTTTCCGAACAAAGCGTCCAGGCTGAATCAAGGGATCCAGGTGGCAATCACAATGTGCATGGTCTCTTTTGCCTGGATATTTTTCCGGGCCAATTCGATCTCGGATGCATTCACCATTATCCGTAAAATGTTCTTGATCGATATTGACGGCTTTGGTTTAAAACAGGCCGGGATCGATATTGTGGGCATCCCGCAGTTTGTGTTTTTGCTTGCCATGATTGTATTGCTTTTCAGTGTGGAAATGTGGGAACGGCGGGGATGGGTGCAAGAACAGGTGGGGAACCTGCCCCTCACGGTCCGCTGGGCCATCTATACCGTTGCATGCTGGTCGGTATTGATTTCAGGGGTATTTGGCGTAAAACAGGAATTCATTTATTTTCAATTCTAA
- a CDS encoding ATP-binding protein, with product MFQSLHMKIMGIIGSIILIAICTATSFYVLEIKKNYLETIEWRSVTLAQSIRVHLIGRYEMSKEFADINLILESAYLECKQLFDANRHLNVSFVCVLSKTGDVIIHNDKGFWKKRFGHPALLQALGTGKIQTVPVEENYHTLIPVRTGEGVQLGIIDMGFPKYVVHQKITNALSRAVILSLVLFISAFILTWLFVRKVVTRPMNRLIDATSQIAGGNLIGDIYHSSTRDFRILAVSLTRMRDSIRRSMADLEQKNQEVKALIACSPVALFGIDLSCFVSIWTASAERLFNWQASEVLGQKLPMVPEEEVERFDNLFQKVRKGSVLMGCELMLRCKDGSLFHGALSSAPIRDGGGQIVGVMGTVEDISQRIEREKSHQKVQAQLIQAQKMESVGRLAGGVAHDYNNTLGVILGYAEMILEQLNPDDPKCDDLQEIVKATLHSADITRQLLTFARKQTISPTILDLNEQVGNMLKMLKRLIGENIELKWIPGNNLGTVKMDTTQINQILANLCINARDAINDTGCITIESRPATIDDAYCVNNPWFKPGRYARLSVSDTGSGMDKETLKKIFEPFFTTKKMGVGTGLGLATVYGIVKQNNSFINVYSEPGRGSTFNIYFPRYSAPTGKETSRSSTALTGQGETLLLVEDDTANLKIYRQMLELLGYRVIDTENSERAVDIARNTNENIRLLITDVIMPKMNGNELSQKLKTILPDLKTLYMSGYTADVIGDQGVLDHGVNFIQKPFSKKDLAQKVRAVLDE from the coding sequence ATGTTTCAAAGCTTGCATATGAAAATTATGGGGATCATCGGCTCGATTATCCTGATCGCCATCTGTACGGCTACGTCCTTTTATGTTCTGGAGATTAAGAAAAATTATCTTGAAACAATTGAGTGGCGATCCGTCACCCTGGCCCAGAGTATTCGTGTTCATTTGATCGGCAGATATGAAATGTCCAAAGAGTTTGCCGATATAAATTTAATTCTTGAATCTGCTTACCTGGAATGCAAACAGCTGTTTGATGCCAATCGGCATTTGAATGTCTCTTTTGTCTGCGTGCTCAGCAAAACCGGAGACGTGATCATCCACAATGACAAAGGGTTCTGGAAAAAGCGGTTTGGACATCCGGCGTTGCTCCAGGCACTTGGGACGGGAAAAATCCAGACCGTTCCGGTTGAAGAAAATTATCATACCCTGATTCCCGTGAGAACCGGCGAGGGCGTACAACTTGGGATAATTGATATGGGATTTCCCAAATATGTGGTGCATCAAAAGATAACGAATGCCCTAAGCCGGGCTGTGATTTTGAGTCTGGTTCTGTTTATTTCCGCCTTTATTTTAACTTGGCTTTTTGTCAGGAAAGTGGTCACCCGCCCCATGAACCGACTGATTGATGCGACCTCCCAGATTGCCGGGGGGAATTTGATTGGGGATATTTATCATTCTTCGACCCGGGATTTCAGGATTTTGGCTGTCAGCCTGACCCGCATGCGGGATTCTATACGCCGGAGCATGGCTGACCTGGAACAGAAAAATCAGGAGGTCAAAGCCTTGATTGCCTGTTCCCCTGTAGCCCTTTTCGGCATTGATTTATCATGTTTTGTGTCCATCTGGACAGCATCTGCAGAACGATTATTTAACTGGCAGGCAAGTGAAGTGCTGGGCCAAAAACTTCCCATGGTTCCCGAAGAAGAGGTTGAACGGTTTGATAACCTTTTTCAAAAGGTTCGCAAAGGCAGTGTTCTTATGGGATGTGAGCTCATGCTGCGGTGTAAGGACGGCTCCCTTTTTCATGGGGCGCTTTCATCTGCCCCCATCCGGGACGGCGGCGGCCAAATCGTCGGCGTGATGGGTACTGTGGAGGATATTTCACAACGTATTGAACGGGAAAAGAGCCATCAAAAGGTTCAGGCGCAATTGATCCAGGCCCAGAAAATGGAATCCGTGGGGCGGCTTGCAGGGGGGGTGGCCCATGATTATAACAATACCCTGGGCGTTATTCTTGGTTATGCGGAAATGATCCTGGAACAGTTGAATCCGGACGATCCCAAATGTGACGACCTTCAAGAAATCGTCAAAGCCACCCTGCATTCCGCAGACATTACCCGCCAGTTGCTGACCTTCGCCCGGAAACAGACCATTTCACCTACAATTCTTGATTTGAATGAGCAGGTGGGAAACATGCTTAAGATGCTCAAACGTCTGATCGGGGAAAATATTGAACTGAAATGGATACCCGGGAACAATCTTGGGACAGTGAAAATGGACACGACACAGATTAATCAAATTTTGGCCAATCTGTGTATCAATGCCAGGGATGCCATAAACGATACTGGGTGTATCACCATTGAAAGCCGTCCTGCCACCATTGATGACGCCTATTGTGTCAATAACCCGTGGTTTAAACCCGGGCGGTATGCCCGTCTTTCGGTCAGTGATACAGGTTCCGGCATGGATAAAGAAACCTTGAAAAAGATTTTTGAACCTTTTTTTACAACCAAAAAAATGGGCGTGGGAACCGGATTAGGCCTTGCAACGGTTTACGGTATCGTTAAACAGAACAACAGCTTTATTAATGTCTACAGTGAACCGGGCAGGGGCAGCACATTTAATATTTATTTCCCCCGGTATTCAGCACCGACCGGCAAGGAGACGTCGCGCTCTTCTACAGCTCTCACCGGGCAGGGAGAAACCTTGCTGCTTGTTGAAGATGATACGGCGAATCTGAAAATATACAGACAGATGCTTGAATTATTAGGCTACCGGGTGATTGATACAGAAAATTCTGAGCGTGCTGTTGACATCGCCCGTAACACCAATGAAAATATTCGTCTTCTTATCACGGATGTCATTATGCCAAAGATGAATGGGAATGAACTCTCCCAAAAGCTTAAGACCATTCTGCCGGATCTGAAAACCTTGTATATGTCCGGATACACGGCCGATGTCATTGGCGATCAAGGTGTTCTGGATCATGGGGTGAATTTTATCCAAAAACCTTTTTCAAAAAAGGATCTGGCCCAAAAGGTCCGGGCCGTTCTGGATGAATAA
- a CDS encoding DctP family TRAP transporter solute-binding subunit: MKKIVFMFVCISMILFGALCEVGIAYEMKIAIGNPAKENHFGWTPFVVFKNEVERRSQGRLKVKLYSQTLGASSSDKIETILDGLVDARDSADGHLATIYPPIQVLSIPYLFSEREIVWEVLDGPFGQRLIDDMAQKTGLRPLYWIENGGFRHYSNNKRAIHSPADMKGLRIRTMESPLHMKIVSDLGGRAVPLAWADVSRAIEFGIVDGQENSIGTFMIPHLENIQSHIILDGHVYGTYTLLMSERWYQSLPDDLKTVINHAKLVSAEVNRKLAVANETEGLNYLKAHGVTIYKPSAEQLQLFRQKTQASAIDWLNANVGQEWVQAVLDAVLKAKKKLEYRK, from the coding sequence ATGAAGAAAATCGTTTTTATGTTTGTTTGTATATCTATGATTTTATTTGGTGCCCTGTGTGAGGTCGGCATTGCCTATGAAATGAAAATCGCCATCGGCAATCCGGCAAAAGAGAATCATTTTGGATGGACGCCTTTTGTGGTATTTAAAAATGAGGTGGAGCGTCGTTCACAAGGTCGACTTAAAGTAAAGCTTTACTCCCAGACTTTGGGGGCGTCATCTTCTGATAAGATCGAAACCATCCTTGACGGTCTGGTTGATGCCCGTGATTCTGCTGACGGGCATTTGGCCACAATCTATCCACCCATTCAGGTACTGTCTATTCCCTATCTTTTTAGTGAACGGGAAATTGTTTGGGAGGTGCTTGACGGTCCGTTTGGGCAACGGCTTATAGACGATATGGCCCAAAAAACAGGTTTACGTCCGTTGTACTGGATAGAAAATGGCGGATTTCGGCACTATTCCAACAATAAACGTGCCATCCATTCTCCCGCCGACATGAAGGGGCTCAGGATCAGGACCATGGAAAGTCCGTTGCATATGAAAATTGTATCCGATCTTGGGGGAAGAGCCGTACCCCTGGCCTGGGCTGATGTTTCTCGGGCTATTGAATTCGGTATTGTGGACGGTCAGGAAAATTCCATTGGAACTTTTATGATCCCCCATTTGGAAAATATCCAGTCCCATATCATTTTGGATGGCCATGTTTACGGAACTTACACGCTATTAATGAGTGAACGATGGTATCAGTCTCTTCCGGATGATCTTAAGACCGTTATCAATCATGCAAAATTGGTCTCTGCTGAAGTGAACCGCAAACTGGCTGTCGCCAATGAAACCGAGGGGCTTAATTATTTGAAAGCCCATGGGGTGACAATCTATAAACCTTCGGCAGAGCAACTGCAGTTATTTCGGCAGAAGACACAGGCGTCGGCCATTGACTGGCTCAATGCAAACGTTGGTCAAGAATGGGTCCAAGCTGTACTGGATGCCGTATTGAAAGCAAAAAAAAAACTGGAATACCGAAAGTGA